From Scomber scombrus chromosome 6, fScoSco1.1, whole genome shotgun sequence, the proteins below share one genomic window:
- the mmp15a gene encoding matrix metalloproteinase-15, with the protein MMMMMMKMAPQQTWTQIIVTSASLLSLMLCSTVADVPEEEGFSAETWLREFGYLSKASRQMSTMQSAQILSKAISDMQRFYGLEVTGEMDPATVAAMRRPRCGLPDRRAEETDEGARRKRYALTGQQWDKDHITYSIMNQHIPSSLGEERTFDAIRKAFDVWRRVTPLTFEQLPAEHSINNSSQKDLADILLLFASGFHGDMSLFDGEGGSLAHAYYPGPGIGGDTHFDADEPWTLDNENPKGIDLFLVAVHELGHALGLEHSDNPSAIMAPFYQWTHTHNFSLHEDDIKGIQYMYGPPLVTDAPPTSPPNPDDDPDGEPPTSPSPPDDEPTPSSSSTDPPPESPDPTDDNLDRPARPGPTSPHFLPNPTTSKPEPEPITPPIRKDVPPPPPPPPRPPAPPRPPKQPDNQPPNICDGDFDTVTMLRGEMFVFKGRWFWRVRRNRVLDNYPMPISVFWIGLPSDIDAAYERHDGKFVFFKDDKYWVFREADVLPGYPQPLHEYGQGVPPHSIDTAIWWEPNGYTYFFTGDRYWRYNEETQTTDRDFPKPISRWGRIPTSPKGAFLSDDGAFTYFYKGSNYWRFDNQKTAADKGYPRSILKDFMGCVGVPDPPPDTDIDQEPEDKPVNPSDRGKDEHNEPDRDSDKDTKQDEGKDSKPDSSEEEDDDKVNVVVTMADNESKVMTLIMVAVPLVLVLCILVLIYAILRTLQNKETPRALVHCKRSLQEWV; encoded by the exons atgatgatgatgatgatgaagatggcaCCCCAACAAACCTGGACACAAATCATTGTCACATCAGCCTCTTTATTGTCCCTGATGCTGTGCAGCACAGTGGCAGATGTTCCAGAAGAAGAAGGCTTCAGTGCAGAG ACGTGGCTTCGTGAGTTCGGCTACCTGTCCAAGGCGAGCAGACAGATGTCCACCATGCAGTCGGCTCAGATTCTGTCCAAAGCCATCAGTGACATGCAGCGCTTCTATGGTCTTGAGGTGACCGGTGAGATGGACCCCGCCACCGTTGC ggccATGCGTCGGCCTCGCTGCGGCCTCCCTGACAGAAGAGCAGAGGAAACGGACGAGGGAGCGAGGAGGAAACGTTACGCTCTCACTGGACAGCAGTGGGACAAGGATCACATCACCTACAG TATAATGAACCAGCACATCCCCTCCTCgctgggagaggagaggacttTTGATGCGATCCGTAAGGCCTTCGACGTGTGGAGACGAGTCACACCGCTCACGTTTGAGCAGTTACCTGCTGAGCACAGCATTAACAACAGCAGCCAGAAAGACCTCGCTGACATCCTGTTGTTGTTTGCCTCTGGTTTCCATGGTGATATGTCTTTGTTCGATGGCGAGGGAGGGTCGCTGGCTCACGCCTACTACCCCGGGCCAGGAATAGGAGGTGATACACACTTTGATGCGGATGAGCCTTGGACACTGGACAACGAAAATCCAAAAG GTATCGATCTATTCCTGGTTGCAGTCCATGAGCTCGGTCATGCTTTGGGTCTGGAGCACTCAGACAACCCCAGTGCCATAATGGCTCCTTTCTACCAgtggactcacacacacaacttctCACTGCATGAGGATGACATCAAGGgaatacagtacatgtatg GTCCTCCTCTCGTCACTGATGCTCCACCCACTTCTCCTCCCAACCCTGACGACGATCCCGACGGCGaaccccccacctccccctctcctcctgaCGACGAACCCaccccctcttcttcctccaccgACCCCCCGCCCGAATCCCCCGACCCGACCGACGATAACCTGGATCGGCCAGCTCGACCTGGGCCCACCTCGCCTCATTTCCTCCCCAACCCTACGACTTCCAAGCCCGAGCCGGAACCCATCACCCCGCCCATTAGAAAAGAtgtcccccctcctcctccgccaCCACCCCGGCCCCCTGCTCCACCCCGGCCTCCCAAACAGCCGGACAACCAGCCACCCAACATTTGCGACGGGGACTTTGACACAGTGACCATGCTGAGGGGGGAGATGTTTGTTTTCAAG GGTCGCTGGTTCTGGCGGGTACGTAGGAACCGGGTCCTGGATAACTATCCCATGCCAATATCTGTCTTCTGGATCGGTCTGCCCAGTGACATCGATGCAGCATACGAGCGTCACGATGGCAAATTTGTCTTCTTTAAAG ATGATAAATACTGGGTGTTCAGGGAGGCTGACGTGTTGCCAGGATACCCACAGCCCTTACATGAGTATGGACAAGGAGTTCCACCACACAGCATCGACACAGCAATCTGGTGGGAGCCCAATGGATACACATACTTCTTCACTGGAGACAG gTACTGGCGATACAACGAGGAGACGCAGACTACAGACCGAGACTTTCCCAAACCAATCAGCAGATGGGGCAGGATCCCTACCTCACCCAAAGGAGCCTTCCTCAGTGACGACGGCG CGTTCACATATTTCTACAAAGGCAGCAATTACTGGAGGTTTGACAACCAGAAGACGGCAGCAGACAAAGGCTACCCTCGCTCCATCCTGAAGGATTTCATGGGCTGCGTCGGGGTCCCCGACCCTCCGCCCGACACAGACATCGACCAGGAACCTGAAGACAAGCCCGTCAACCCCTCAGACAGAGGCAAAGACGAGCACAATGAGCCGGACAGGGACTCggacaaagacacaaaacaggACGAAGGCAAAGACTCGAAGCCCGACAgctcagaagaagaagacgatgACAAAGTGAACGTCGTCGTGACGATGGCCGACAACGAATCGAAGGTCATGACCCTGATCATGGTGGCTGTTCCTCTGGTGCTCGTCCTGTGCATCCTCGTCTTAATCTATGCTATCCTCAGGACTCTGCAGAACAAAGAGACACCAAGGGCCTTGGTGCACTGCAAGCGCTCATTACAGGAGTGGGTGTGA
- the zpd gene encoding LOW QUALITY PROTEIN: zona pellucida glycoprotein d (The sequence of the model RefSeq protein was modified relative to this genomic sequence to represent the inferred CDS: inserted 1 base in 1 codon), which yields MMLNGLKLSLALVLLLGFTRHWVAGVCSVEHCTDPTRCVLSKDQRSCKCARGYYADQCDKNALIKVMCDRDYIAIRAAEDFFKYHNVPLEALHLPNKSCRAQREVINDVSYYMSRISKDKYVTCGGKPLEKNFTHISYSLSLLSDPQVIGNIIRDPVIKLNYTCVYPYIRRVSLPFPVIPFSSETVMRVHELDAKIEMMLYTDHTYSKAYSSAPTIELREKVYVEVTVTEPADFFLLRVNECWATQSPQPNTTEGSVHTLLLNGCVNDQTVSFLNMSKGQSGHNGESSTIHYSFDMFRFTAEPHDLYLHCTVQLCEPDDHKSCTPNCNSISKREAVRADPVQGLLSYGPIRIEMPNRPQSSILMAVLLPIAGVWTVGFFFIILITVAKAXQQEACTN from the exons ATGATGCTAAACGGCTTAAAG CTGAGTCTGGCCCTCGTGCTTCTTCTAGGCTTCACGCGCCACTGGGTTGCAG gagTCTGCAGCGTGGAGCATTGCACTGACCCCACAAGATGTGTTCTGTCTAAAGACCAAAGAAGCTGTAAATGTGCCAGAGGATATTATGCTGACCAGTGCGATAAAA ATGCTCTCATCAAAGTTATGTGTGACAGAGACTACATAGCAATCAGAGCTGCAGAAGATTTCTTCAAGTATCACAACGTGCCGCTGGAGGCTTTGCATTTGCCCAACAAATCTTGTCGTGCTCAGAGAGAGGTCATCAACGATGTGTCGTACTACATGTCCAGGATATCCAAAGACAAATATGTGACCTGTGGAGGCAAGCCGCTGGAG AAAAACTTTACTCACATCTCATATTCCCTGAGTCTACTATCAGACCCTCAGGTTATTGGAAACATCATCAGAGATCCAGTCATAAAGTTGAACTACACATGTGTCTACCCGTACATCCGAAGAGTCAGCCTGCCATTCCCTGTCATCCCTTTCTCCAG CGAGACAGTGATGCGTGTCCATGAACTTGATGCCAAGATAGAGATGATGCTGTATACAGACCACACCTACAGTAAGGCCTACAGCAGCGCTCCCACCATTGAACTCAGAGAAAAG GTGTACGTGGAGGTGACGGTGACAGAGCCTGCAGATTTCTTCCTGCTGCGGGTGAATGAGTGTTGGGCCACGCAGTCTCCCCAGCCGAACACTACAGAGGGATCTGTTCACACTCTGCTTCTGAACGG ATGTGTGAATGACCAAACTGTCTCCTTCCTTAACATGAGCAAGGGGCAGTCTGGCCATAATGGAGAAAGCTCCACCATCCACTACAGCTTTGACATGTTTCGCTTCACGGCAGAACCTCATGATCTCTATCTGCACTGCACCGTGCAGCTCTGTGAGCCAGACGACCACAAGTCCTGCACACCT AATTGTAATTCCATCAGTAAGAGAGAAGCAGTGAGAGCAGACCCAGTACAGGGCCTCCTGTCATATGGACCCATCAGAATCGAAATGCCCAATCGACCTCAATCCA GCATACTGATGGCGGTGTTGCTGCCTATAGCAGGTGTCTGGACTGTGggcttcttcttcatcatcctcatcactGTTGCCAAGG GGCAGCAGGAGGCTTGCACAAACTAA